The nucleotide window ACCCGGAGACCATCGCCGAACTGAGCGCACGCGTCACCCGACTCGCGAACGACCACCCCCTGTACCCCACCCTCACCGAGATCGGAGCACGCTGATGGCTGACCAGCTTCCCGAACACCCCGACTTCCTATGGCGCAATCCGGAGCCGAAGAAGTCCTACGAAGCCGTCATCGTCGGCGGCGGCGGACACGGACTCGCCACCGCCTACTACCTGGCGAAGAACCACGGAATGACGAACATCGCCATTCTCGAACGCGGCTGGCTGGCCGGGGGCAACATGGCCCGGAACACGACGATCATCCGCTCGAACTACCTGTGGGACGAGTCCGCCGCGATCTACGAGAAGTCACTCAAACTCTGGGAGCAGCTGCCGGCCGAACTCGACTACGACTTCCTCTTCTCCCAGCGCGGCGTGCTCAACCTCGCCCACACACTCCAGGACGTGCGCGAATCCCAGCGCCGTGTGAATGCGAACAGGCTCAACGGCGTCGACGCCGAATGGCTCGACCCCAAGCAGGTCAAGGAAGTCTGCCCGATCATCAACATCGGCGACGACCTCCGTTACCCCGTGATGGGCGGGACCTATCAGCCGCGCGCCGGCATCGCCAAGCACGACCACGTGGCCTGGGCCTTCGCCCGCAAGGCCGATGAGATGGGTGTCGACATCATCCAGAACTGCGAGGTCACCGGCATCGATCGCATCGGCGACAAGGTCGTCGGCGTGCAGACGAACCGCGGACCGATCGCCACCGAGAAGGTCGCCCTGGCCGTGGCCGGCGACTCCTCGGTGCTCGCCGACATGGCCGGGATCCGTCTGCCGATCCAGACCCACCCGCTGCAGGCGTTGGTCTCCGAACTCTTCGAACCCGTGCACCCGACCGTGGTCATGTCCAACCACGTCCACGTCTACGTCTCCCAGGCGCACAAGGGCGAACTCGTCATGGGCGCCGGCGTCGACTCGTACAACGGCTACGGTCAACGAGGCGGCTTCCACGTCATCGAGGAGCAGCTGGCCGCGGCGGTCGAGCTCTTCCCGATCTTCGCCCGCGCTCATG belongs to Brevibacterium spongiae and includes:
- a CDS encoding sarcosine oxidase subunit beta family protein, giving the protein MADQLPEHPDFLWRNPEPKKSYEAVIVGGGGHGLATAYYLAKNHGMTNIAILERGWLAGGNMARNTTIIRSNYLWDESAAIYEKSLKLWEQLPAELDYDFLFSQRGVLNLAHTLQDVRESQRRVNANRLNGVDAEWLDPKQVKEVCPIINIGDDLRYPVMGGTYQPRAGIAKHDHVAWAFARKADEMGVDIIQNCEVTGIDRIGDKVVGVQTNRGPIATEKVALAVAGDSSVLADMAGIRLPIQTHPLQALVSELFEPVHPTVVMSNHVHVYVSQAHKGELVMGAGVDSYNGYGQRGGFHVIEEQLAAAVELFPIFARAHVLRTWGGNVDVTLDASPIVSKTEVEGLYANCGWGTGGFKGTPAAGFTYAHTIANDEPHPLNAPFALDRFETGHLIDEHGAAAVAH